A portion of the Toxotes jaculatrix isolate fToxJac2 chromosome 16, fToxJac2.pri, whole genome shotgun sequence genome contains these proteins:
- the LOC121195610 gene encoding heat shock protein 30-like, whose amino-acid sequence MLCSHGFQSALSPFMDFYWPVRCLWPEVKPLLYQQDLLHRNLQELRGSVELMDKLQHKILEETEPFQSSVAVQPVSYQLDKEGQHFGLTLDTQGFSPEKLSVRQVGRKLRVSGKTEKKQEDGKGSYSYRLQEFRQEFDLPEGLNPEAVTCCLAPDGKLHIQAAKGPCAEEAERELTIKRSLEEKTQQSVCSHIEGSSSSTETHNSTQDKPEHMD is encoded by the coding sequence atgCTGTGCTCTCATGGattccagtctgccctcagtccatTCATGGACTTCTACTGGCCTGTCCGCTGTCTGTGGCCAGAGGTCAAACCTCTGCTCTACCAGCAGGATCTGCTGCACAGAAACCTGCAGGAGCTGCGCGGCAGTGTGGAGCTGATGGACAAACTTCAACATAAGATCCTGGAAGAGACGGAGCCTTTCCAAAGCAGTGTGGCCGTGCAGCCAGTCTCCTACCAGCTGGACAAAGAGGGACAGCACTTTGGCCTGACTCTGGACACTCAAGGCTTTTCCCCCGAGAAGCTGTCTGTCAGGCAGGTGGGCAGGAAGCTGAGAGTCAGTggcaagacagagaagaagcaggaggacGGGAAAGGCTCCTACTCTTACAGACTGCAGGAGTTCAGACAGGAGTTTGATCTGCCTGAAGGACTGAACCCTGAAGCCGTCACCTGCTGCCTGGCTCCAGACGGGAAGCTCCACATCCAGGCAGCCAAAGGTCCATGTGCTgaggaggctgagagagagctGACTATCAAGAGGAGCctggaggagaaaacacagcagagtgtgtgttcacacatagaaggcagcagcagcagcacagagacacacaacagcacacaggaCAAACCTGAACACATGGACTGa